One Cryobacterium roopkundense genomic region harbors:
- the lpdA gene encoding dihydrolipoyl dehydrogenase: MSEQNFDIVILGGGSGGYAAALRASQLGFTVGLIEKDKLGGTCLHVGCIPTKALLHSAEVADVSREGAKYGVKSTFDGIDIQAVTAFREGIVSSKYKGLQGLIKARGITVISGEGRLISPTTVQVGDDTVVGKNIILATGSYSRSLPGLEIGGRVITSEQALALDYVPKKVAVLGGGVIGVEFASVWKSFGADVTIIEALPHLAPMEEESISKQLERAFRKRGIEYSLGVRFQSVAQNESGVVVTLENGTTIEADLLLVAVGRGAATAGLGFEEVGVTVDRGFVITDERLATNIPGVYAVGDIVPGLQLAHRGFQHGIFVAEEIAGLNPIIVEDINIPKVTYCDPEIASVGYSEAKAAEKFGKDEIATYEYSLGGNGKSSILGTSGSVKLVRVKDGPVVGVHMIGARVGELIGEGQLIVNWEAYPEDIAPLIHAHPTQNEALGEAFLALAGKPLHAM, encoded by the coding sequence GTGTCGGAACAAAACTTTGACATTGTCATTCTCGGTGGCGGAAGCGGTGGATATGCAGCAGCGCTGCGTGCCTCGCAGCTGGGATTCACCGTAGGTCTCATCGAGAAGGACAAGCTCGGGGGAACCTGCCTGCACGTGGGATGCATCCCCACGAAGGCGCTCCTGCACTCGGCCGAGGTGGCCGACGTCAGTCGTGAAGGCGCCAAGTACGGCGTGAAGTCCACGTTTGACGGGATAGACATCCAGGCTGTAACGGCTTTCCGCGAGGGAATCGTCTCGAGCAAGTACAAGGGTCTGCAGGGCCTCATCAAGGCGCGTGGAATCACCGTTATTTCCGGCGAGGGACGCTTGATTTCCCCGACCACCGTCCAGGTGGGCGACGACACCGTCGTGGGCAAGAACATCATCCTGGCCACGGGCTCATACTCCCGTTCGCTGCCGGGCCTGGAAATCGGCGGCCGCGTGATAACGAGCGAGCAGGCCTTGGCGCTCGATTACGTTCCGAAGAAGGTCGCCGTGCTCGGCGGCGGTGTGATCGGCGTAGAATTCGCGAGCGTCTGGAAGTCCTTCGGGGCAGACGTCACCATCATCGAGGCGCTGCCCCACCTCGCGCCGATGGAGGAAGAATCCATCTCCAAGCAGCTGGAGAGGGCCTTCCGCAAGCGCGGCATCGAGTACTCGCTCGGCGTGCGCTTCCAGAGCGTCGCGCAGAACGAGAGCGGCGTCGTCGTGACATTGGAGAATGGCACCACGATTGAGGCTGACCTCCTTCTCGTCGCCGTCGGCCGCGGCGCGGCCACCGCCGGCCTCGGCTTTGAGGAAGTCGGCGTGACCGTCGATCGCGGGTTCGTCATCACCGATGAGCGGCTCGCCACGAATATTCCCGGCGTGTATGCCGTGGGAGACATCGTGCCCGGCCTCCAGCTCGCCCATCGCGGATTCCAGCATGGAATCTTCGTGGCGGAGGAGATCGCGGGACTGAACCCGATCATCGTCGAAGACATCAATATTCCCAAGGTCACGTACTGCGACCCGGAGATCGCTTCCGTGGGCTACTCGGAGGCCAAGGCTGCGGAGAAGTTCGGCAAGGACGAGATCGCGACCTACGAGTACAGCCTCGGCGGCAATGGAAAGAGCTCCATCCTCGGCACGAGCGGATCCGTCAAGCTCGTGCGCGTGAAGGACGGCCCCGTCGTCGGAGTGCACATGATCGGCGCACGCGTCGGCGAACTCATCGGCGAAGGCCAGCTCATCGTCAACTGGGAAGCGTACCCGGAGGACATCGCTCCGCTGATCCACGCCCACCCCACCCAGAACGAGGCGCTCGGTGAGGCCTTCCTGGCCCTCGCCGGCAAGCCCCTGCACGCCATGTAG
- a CDS encoding RNA polymerase sigma factor: MATPVKTEVPEEAATAAAAAAPAAKAPAAKTTAARATAAKTTAAAKTAAAKAAAAKLAASGPAADKPAPRKRAATKKAAAKDEDTSDEAPLEDDDADDDSKRSAPTEPLPKGALVLSLVDDEDEVPVYSSAITGATADPVKDYLKQIGKVALLNAAEEVELAMRIEAGLFAEDKLSEMSDAEKKTALGRELQWVAKDGARAKSHLLGANLRLVVSLAKRYTGRGMQFLDLIQEGNLGLIRAVEKFDYTKGFKFSTYATWWIRQAITRAMADQARTIRIPVHMVEVINKLARVQRQMLQDLGREPTPEELSRELDMTPEKVVEVQKYGREPISLHTPLGEDGDSEFGDLIEDTEAVVPADAVGFTMLQKQLESLLDSLSEREAGVIRMRFGLGDGMPKTLDQIGDTFGVTRERIRQIESKTMAKLRHPSRSQSLRDYLE; encoded by the coding sequence ATGGCAACCCCCGTAAAGACTGAGGTGCCCGAAGAGGCTGCGACCGCAGCTGCCGCGGCAGCACCGGCCGCTAAGGCCCCGGCCGCCAAGACAACAGCCGCACGGGCCACCGCGGCGAAGACGACAGCCGCTGCCAAAACGGCCGCGGCTAAGGCTGCTGCCGCCAAGCTGGCCGCCTCTGGTCCCGCCGCCGACAAGCCCGCCCCGCGTAAGCGTGCCGCCACCAAGAAGGCTGCGGCAAAAGACGAAGACACGTCCGACGAGGCCCCACTCGAGGACGACGACGCCGATGATGACTCGAAGCGCAGCGCTCCGACGGAGCCGTTGCCCAAGGGTGCGCTCGTGCTGTCGCTCGTCGACGACGAAGATGAAGTTCCGGTCTATTCCAGCGCGATCACCGGCGCAACCGCAGACCCTGTCAAGGACTATCTGAAGCAAATTGGCAAGGTCGCCCTGCTGAACGCGGCCGAAGAAGTCGAACTTGCGATGCGTATCGAGGCGGGCCTGTTCGCCGAGGACAAGCTGTCGGAGATGTCTGATGCCGAGAAGAAGACGGCCCTCGGCCGTGAACTCCAGTGGGTAGCCAAGGATGGCGCCCGTGCGAAGAGCCACCTCCTCGGAGCCAACCTTCGCCTGGTGGTTTCCCTCGCCAAGCGTTACACCGGCCGCGGGATGCAGTTCCTGGACCTGATTCAGGAAGGAAACCTGGGCCTCATCCGCGCCGTCGAGAAGTTCGACTACACGAAGGGCTTCAAGTTCTCGACGTACGCCACCTGGTGGATTCGACAGGCGATCACCCGCGCCATGGCCGACCAGGCTCGCACGATTCGCATCCCCGTGCACATGGTTGAGGTCATCAACAAGTTGGCACGCGTTCAGCGCCAGATGTTGCAGGACCTCGGCCGCGAGCCCACTCCTGAGGAGTTGAGCCGGGAGCTGGACATGACGCCGGAGAAGGTCGTGGAAGTCCAGAAGTACGGCCGTGAACCGATCTCGCTGCACACCCCGCTCGGTGAAGACGGCGACAGCGAATTCGGCGACCTCATCGAAGACACCGAGGCCGTCGTACCCGCCGATGCCGTGGGATTCACCATGTTGCAGAAGCAGCTCGAAAGCCTGCTCGATTCCCTCTCGGAACGCGAAGCCGGCGTCATTCGCATGCGCTTCGGCCTGGGAGACGGCATGCCGAAGACTCTCGACCAGATCGGGGACACCTTCGGCGTCACCCGTGAGCGGATCCGCCAGATCGAGTCCAAGACAATGGCCAAGCTGCGTCACCCGTCCCGGTCGCAGTCCCTACGCGACTACCTCGAGTAG
- the sucB gene encoding 2-oxoglutarate dehydrogenase, E2 component, dihydrolipoamide succinyltransferase, giving the protein MSESVSLPALGESVTEGTVTRWLKNVGDRVEVDEPLLEVSTDKVDTEIPSPIAGVIEAILVQEDETVEVGTPLVTIGDGSAAAPAAEVAPEPVAAPEPAAAPVAAPVADPEPVAEPELVAAPVVAAVAAPAAVAPAVVAAAAPAAVPAAAVPAAAVPAARGSHAGTSGYVTPIVRKLANEAGVDLSTISGTGVGGRIRKQDIEAASTAATTPSASPAVEVSPLRGTTQPMSRLRKVIAERAVISMQSSAQLTTVIEVDVTRVAMLRDRVKAAFHAKTGNKLSFLPFFALAAAEALQAVPIVNATIEGDTIVYPAQENMSIAVDTERGLLTPVVRNAGDLDLAGFADQIADLAARTRDNKLKPDELSGGTFTLTNTGSRGALFDTPVVFLPQSAILGTGIVYKKPLVVTSDGLDSIAIRSSVYLALSYDHRIIDGANAALFLTTMKSRLEAGDFEGNLGI; this is encoded by the coding sequence ATGAGCGAATCCGTCAGCCTCCCGGCACTCGGTGAGAGTGTTACAGAGGGAACGGTCACCCGCTGGCTCAAGAACGTGGGCGACCGCGTGGAGGTCGACGAGCCACTGCTCGAGGTGTCGACCGACAAAGTGGACACGGAGATCCCGTCGCCCATTGCCGGTGTAATTGAAGCGATCCTGGTTCAGGAAGACGAAACGGTTGAGGTCGGGACCCCCCTCGTCACCATCGGGGACGGCTCAGCTGCCGCTCCCGCAGCCGAGGTCGCGCCGGAGCCCGTGGCGGCTCCCGAGCCGGCTGCGGCTCCCGTTGCGGCACCCGTCGCCGATCCCGAGCCCGTCGCCGAACCCGAGCTCGTGGCGGCTCCCGTGGTTGCGGCGGTTGCCGCACCCGCGGCCGTTGCGCCTGCCGTGGTCGCTGCGGCCGCGCCGGCCGCAGTCCCTGCGGCCGCAGTCCCTGCGGCCGCAGTCCCTGCGGCCCGCGGATCGCACGCGGGTACGAGCGGCTACGTGACGCCGATCGTGCGCAAGCTCGCGAACGAGGCCGGTGTGGATCTCTCCACGATCAGTGGCACGGGAGTGGGCGGACGCATCCGCAAGCAGGACATTGAAGCGGCCTCGACCGCAGCCACGACGCCCAGCGCCTCCCCCGCCGTCGAGGTGTCGCCTCTGCGCGGAACCACTCAGCCGATGTCGCGCCTGCGCAAGGTCATTGCGGAACGTGCCGTCATCTCGATGCAGTCGTCCGCCCAACTCACGACAGTCATCGAGGTGGACGTCACACGCGTGGCGATGCTCCGAGACCGCGTCAAGGCTGCGTTCCACGCGAAGACCGGCAACAAGCTGTCGTTCCTGCCGTTCTTCGCCCTCGCCGCGGCCGAGGCTCTTCAGGCCGTTCCGATCGTCAACGCGACGATCGAGGGCGACACGATCGTCTACCCCGCCCAGGAAAACATGAGCATCGCTGTTGACACCGAACGTGGTCTGCTGACACCGGTCGTACGCAACGCCGGTGACCTCGACCTGGCCGGGTTCGCCGACCAGATCGCGGATCTCGCGGCACGCACGCGGGACAACAAGCTCAAGCCCGATGAGCTGTCCGGAGGAACGTTCACGCTGACCAACACGGGGTCGCGCGGCGCTCTTTTCGACACGCCCGTTGTCTTCCTGCCGCAGAGTGCCATTCTCGGTACCGGGATCGTGTACAAGAAACCCCTGGTTGTCACCAGCGACGGCCTCGACTCGATCGCCATTCGCTCGAGTGTGTACCTGGCCCTGTCGTATGACCACCGAATCATCGATGGTGCCAACGCGGCGCTCTTCCTGACGACCATGAAGTCCCGTCTCGAGGCCGGCGATTTCGAGGGTAACCTCGGAATCTGA
- a CDS encoding proteasome assembly chaperone family protein, which translates to MRDPLELYELTADADGVPEGLNLVAGLTGFADAGGAVSQFTEYLLGTLEHTVIAEFDADALLDYRARRPIIYFDKDHLTDYQPPRLRLYLARDEIGQPFLLLAGFEPDFRWEQFTAAVLQLVRRFTIASTTWVHAIPMPVPHTRRIGVTVSGNRSDLIGSMSVWRPHTQVAANVLHLIEYRLQETGASTVGYVLLIPHYLSDTEFPSAALAALESTSAATGLIFPTDRLRESNREFVARIDEQVRDNPELAKLVGTLEQRYDAYMEGSPLRSPLTDEDGELPSADEIAAELENFLAIRRTKDDGSLS; encoded by the coding sequence ATGCGGGATCCCCTAGAACTTTACGAGCTGACCGCGGACGCTGACGGCGTACCCGAAGGGTTGAACTTGGTTGCCGGCCTGACCGGATTCGCGGACGCCGGGGGAGCGGTCTCTCAATTCACCGAATATCTTCTGGGCACTCTCGAGCACACTGTGATCGCCGAATTCGATGCCGACGCGCTGCTGGACTACCGTGCCCGTCGGCCGATCATCTACTTTGACAAAGACCATCTCACCGACTACCAGCCACCGCGCCTGCGGCTCTATCTGGCCCGCGATGAAATCGGTCAGCCGTTTCTGCTGTTGGCCGGTTTTGAACCCGATTTTCGCTGGGAGCAGTTCACCGCAGCGGTCTTGCAACTCGTGCGCCGCTTTACCATCGCGTCGACCACCTGGGTGCACGCCATTCCCATGCCGGTACCGCACACACGCCGAATCGGCGTCACGGTGAGCGGCAATCGATCCGACCTCATAGGGAGTATGTCGGTCTGGCGTCCGCACACTCAGGTCGCCGCCAATGTGCTTCACCTCATTGAATACCGCCTGCAGGAGACGGGAGCATCTACGGTCGGTTATGTTTTGCTGATTCCGCACTACCTCTCTGACACTGAGTTCCCGTCGGCAGCCCTCGCCGCATTGGAAAGTACGAGTGCCGCCACTGGCCTGATATTTCCGACCGACCGGCTTCGCGAGTCGAATCGCGAGTTTGTGGCCCGCATCGACGAGCAGGTACGCGACAATCCTGAACTGGCGAAGTTGGTCGGCACTCTTGAGCAGCGATATGACGCCTACATGGAGGGAAGCCCGCTGCGTTCTCCACTGACGGACGAAGACGGCGAGCTGCCGTCCGCCGATGAAATTGCGGCGGAACTCGAGAACTTCCTGGCGATCCGACGCACGAAGGACGATGGCTCCCTGAGTTGA
- a CDS encoding leucyl aminopeptidase encodes MTVPQLFLSNQPVFESDADVIVVAAVQSADGPTLLADPALHFVAGQLSALGMTGARDELVRIAAPLGSNPTVRSIAVIGLGRETSTNSLRYAAGSAVRQLTGLRTVAFAVPVTTEAEVEAVLEGAALGGYCYTQYRHSSREDTKVPAQAVSVHTAVAAPAAVARAEASAEAVRLVKDLVNMPPLDLYPESLAGHAAEAAADLPIDVTVWDEAQLVAEGFGGIAGVGQGSTRPPRLVKLSYSPEGAAKHLALVGKGITFDTGGLSLKPPASMVGMKYDMTGAATVLAVTIAAARLALPVRITAWMCIAENMPSGSAIRPNDVLRMRGGRTVEVLNTDAEGRLVLADGLVAAGEENPDAIIDVATLTGASVVALGNRYFGAMGDDALVRSVITASSTVAEDAWQMPFPDELRATLNSDVADIANAKIGSTAGGMLLAGVFLREFVAPNIPWAHLDIAGPAQNSGGAWGFTGAGPTGVSVRALIRLAEDFSRS; translated from the coding sequence ATGACAGTCCCCCAGCTTTTCTTGTCCAACCAGCCCGTCTTCGAGTCAGATGCGGACGTTATCGTCGTGGCCGCAGTGCAGTCGGCCGACGGCCCCACCCTGCTCGCCGACCCGGCCCTGCATTTCGTCGCGGGGCAGCTTTCGGCTCTCGGAATGACTGGAGCCAGGGACGAGCTTGTGCGCATCGCCGCCCCGCTGGGTTCCAACCCCACCGTTCGCAGCATCGCTGTGATTGGACTGGGACGGGAGACCTCGACCAACTCCCTCCGGTACGCGGCCGGATCTGCGGTTCGCCAACTGACGGGTCTTCGCACGGTTGCCTTCGCTGTGCCGGTGACGACGGAGGCAGAGGTGGAGGCCGTTCTAGAAGGAGCCGCCCTCGGCGGCTATTGCTACACGCAGTATCGTCACAGTTCACGGGAGGACACCAAGGTCCCCGCTCAGGCAGTGTCGGTTCACACTGCGGTGGCGGCTCCTGCCGCCGTGGCCCGTGCTGAAGCCAGCGCAGAGGCTGTCCGGCTCGTGAAGGATCTCGTGAACATGCCGCCGCTCGATCTCTACCCCGAGTCCCTCGCAGGCCACGCGGCGGAGGCTGCCGCCGACCTTCCCATCGACGTCACGGTCTGGGATGAAGCACAACTGGTCGCTGAGGGATTCGGTGGCATCGCGGGAGTTGGACAGGGCTCAACCCGCCCACCCCGTCTCGTGAAGCTGAGCTATTCGCCGGAGGGGGCCGCCAAGCACCTCGCCCTGGTCGGAAAGGGAATCACCTTTGATACCGGCGGGCTTTCCCTCAAACCGCCGGCTTCCATGGTCGGCATGAAATACGACATGACGGGTGCCGCCACCGTGCTGGCGGTCACGATCGCCGCCGCGCGCCTGGCCCTGCCGGTGCGAATCACTGCCTGGATGTGCATCGCGGAGAACATGCCATCAGGGTCGGCAATTCGGCCGAACGATGTGCTGCGCATGCGAGGCGGGCGCACGGTCGAGGTGTTGAATACTGACGCAGAGGGCCGCCTCGTTCTGGCAGATGGACTTGTTGCTGCGGGTGAAGAGAACCCCGACGCCATAATCGACGTCGCAACACTCACGGGAGCCTCTGTCGTGGCCCTCGGAAACCGCTATTTCGGCGCTATGGGTGACGACGCCTTGGTTCGAAGCGTCATCACGGCCAGCTCGACAGTGGCCGAAGATGCCTGGCAGATGCCCTTCCCCGACGAATTGCGCGCCACCTTGAACTCCGACGTGGCAGATATCGCAAATGCGAAAATCGGCAGCACGGCCGGCGGAATGCTCCTCGCCGGTGTGTTTCTGAGGGAATTCGTGGCACCGAACATTCCCTGGGCGCACCTGGACATCGCGGGCCCGGCTCAGAACTCCGGTGGCGCGTGGGGTTTCACGGGCGCCGGTCCGACCGGCGTCTCGGTTCGGGCCCTCATCCGACTGGCGGAGGACTTTTCGCGCTCGTAG
- the lipB gene encoding lipoyl(octanoyl) transferase LipB, whose product MLDFVVAGLSANSVPYVEGLELQRAVHQSVVLGEKADTVLLLEHPAVYTAGKRTLPEERPLDDTPVIDVDRGGKITWHGPGQLVGYPILRLAEPIDVVGYVRQLEEILIGVLADFEIAGVRVPGRSGVWVGRAGNEEKIAAIGIRVANGVTMHGFALNCSNSLEPYTRIIACGIRDAGVTTMSRALGRTVEPIDVIASVTAHFLQSGLQFSGLPNSVPSTTAKVSA is encoded by the coding sequence ATGCTCGACTTTGTCGTCGCGGGGCTAAGCGCCAACTCCGTGCCGTATGTTGAGGGCCTTGAGCTCCAACGCGCAGTCCACCAATCCGTCGTCTTAGGGGAGAAAGCGGACACCGTTCTGCTCCTCGAGCACCCCGCTGTGTATACGGCGGGCAAACGAACCCTGCCCGAGGAACGTCCGCTGGATGACACTCCAGTGATTGACGTGGACCGTGGGGGCAAAATCACCTGGCACGGTCCCGGTCAGCTTGTCGGGTATCCCATCCTTCGACTCGCCGAGCCGATCGACGTCGTCGGCTATGTGCGTCAGCTTGAAGAGATCCTGATCGGTGTTCTGGCTGATTTCGAGATCGCCGGCGTGCGCGTGCCCGGGCGCTCCGGGGTGTGGGTCGGGCGGGCCGGGAACGAGGAGAAGATCGCCGCCATCGGCATCCGTGTCGCCAATGGTGTCACGATGCATGGGTTCGCTCTCAATTGCAGCAATTCCCTGGAACCCTACACACGCATCATCGCGTGCGGCATCAGGGACGCCGGGGTCACGACAATGTCGCGGGCGCTCGGGCGAACCGTCGAACCGATCGACGTCATCGCATCCGTGACCGCACACTTCCTCCAATCCGGCCTGCAATTTTCGGGGCTTCCCAATTCCGTTCCCTCCACAACAGCGAAGGTGTCAGCATGA
- a CDS encoding protein kinase domain-containing protein — MKRAHAPVDTSAPQEESDPVWATFPSGQGDRIAGETLLAGYRVVRRLASTSRADVYLGHSSHAGDAPVALKIFRPDADPESIEREVRTLCDSRPGRFVHLIDVATLPDARVCLVLERLNPQSLGRLLQDRKTLAPGEVVSILAPIVTTLSYLHEHGLAHGALDSGNVLLHPSGRPVVAGLGSLHELPASPSAKISLLREDYDRLAALLDDVLGHLDSACDAAATQGATRLMADFRSAARCSPFRPALGELERSLFEWNVAAPLKINLTGPAVTHVQPAALPRGAEPVAVDRRGRHSLPTAQAMRTPDVSPVNGWTWDDLEGTRRGGEPRSAGPNVVEAAQGLPRRLIARLLRTVRPTGRGARAGVLELAKRQALVALSTRLVQSLRARRRPLSIAALIAASALVGALTLLPPGGQASRGQIAAPAAPLPEGVDLPDPAAPLAIADDPVRAVPGLLTQRSACLEAASVVCLDTVDQSGSAAMTADSYDARQAQQGAAVGPIPSYESWVATLVERTGNMALVSLTPPESMDQHKPASVLVVKGEAGWRVREIFTY, encoded by the coding sequence ATGAAGCGAGCGCACGCGCCGGTCGACACATCGGCGCCACAGGAAGAATCCGATCCGGTCTGGGCCACCTTCCCGTCCGGGCAGGGCGATCGAATCGCGGGGGAGACCCTGCTGGCCGGCTACAGGGTGGTTCGACGCCTCGCCTCCACGTCGCGGGCCGACGTCTATCTGGGGCATTCGTCGCATGCCGGCGACGCCCCCGTGGCGCTCAAGATCTTCCGGCCCGACGCCGACCCCGAATCGATCGAGCGAGAGGTCAGAACACTGTGCGATTCCCGCCCGGGGCGATTCGTGCACCTGATCGATGTGGCCACGCTTCCCGATGCCCGAGTGTGTCTCGTGCTGGAGCGTCTAAACCCGCAATCCCTGGGTCGCCTTCTTCAAGATCGAAAGACCCTTGCGCCGGGCGAAGTTGTCTCGATCCTGGCACCGATCGTGACGACGTTGTCGTATCTGCACGAACACGGCCTGGCGCACGGGGCCCTCGACTCCGGCAATGTTTTGCTGCACCCGTCAGGGCGTCCAGTTGTGGCGGGCCTCGGGTCCCTGCACGAGCTCCCGGCCTCCCCGTCCGCGAAGATAAGTCTTCTTCGTGAGGACTATGACCGCCTCGCTGCGCTGCTAGACGACGTGCTGGGCCACCTAGACAGCGCGTGCGACGCGGCCGCCACTCAGGGTGCCACGCGGCTCATGGCTGACTTCAGGTCCGCCGCCCGGTGCAGCCCGTTCCGCCCAGCCCTGGGCGAACTGGAACGCAGCCTCTTCGAGTGGAACGTCGCCGCGCCACTCAAGATCAACCTCACCGGGCCGGCTGTGACACACGTGCAGCCAGCCGCCCTTCCCCGTGGTGCAGAGCCCGTTGCGGTCGACCGACGAGGCCGTCACAGCCTGCCCACAGCCCAGGCTATGCGAACACCCGACGTCTCACCGGTGAACGGCTGGACCTGGGACGACCTCGAGGGGACTCGACGGGGCGGTGAACCTCGGTCGGCCGGGCCGAACGTCGTCGAGGCCGCGCAGGGGCTGCCGCGGCGTCTGATCGCACGTCTGCTGCGTACGGTGCGGCCGACCGGCAGAGGAGCACGAGCGGGGGTGTTGGAACTGGCTAAGAGACAGGCCCTGGTTGCTCTAAGCACGCGTCTCGTGCAGAGTCTGAGGGCGCGGCGACGACCCCTGTCAATCGCCGCTCTGATTGCGGCGTCCGCTCTGGTGGGCGCACTGACCCTTCTCCCGCCCGGTGGGCAAGCGAGTCGCGGACAGATCGCCGCCCCGGCAGCACCCTTGCCGGAGGGCGTGGACCTGCCCGACCCCGCCGCGCCGCTCGCGATCGCAGACGATCCCGTGCGTGCCGTCCCTGGCTTGCTTACACAGCGGTCAGCGTGCCTGGAGGCCGCTTCTGTTGTCTGTCTGGACACAGTCGACCAGTCTGGATCGGCGGCCATGACGGCCGACAGCTACGACGCGCGTCAAGCGCAACAGGGGGCCGCTGTCGGCCCGATCCCGTCGTACGAGTCGTGGGTTGCGACTCTGGTGGAGCGAACGGGAAACATGGCTCTTGTCTCGCTGACACCGCCAGAGTCCATGGACCAACACAAACCGGCCTCGGTCCTTGTGGTCAAGGGCGAGGCCGGTTGGCGAGTGCGTGAAATCTTTACCTATTGA
- a CDS encoding MFS transporter gives MNSRRSWLVFYIGSFAYLSAVLQRTSLGIAGVSATERFGGSAAVLSSLAVVQLIVYAAAQIPVGVMVDRFGPRTLMLGGTALMVVGQLTLAFSPTIAVAIVGRILVGAGDAAIFISMIRLISSWFSGRIVPLLSQWMGNIGQLGQVLSAIPLAWLLHIGGWTQAFVAAASVAVIALIVLLIFVRDRPPDAHELPRSQSWGDALTQLRISFRRPGTQLGFWSHYVTQSSGTVFTLLWGFPFMVYGLGYEPARAAGMLTILVGAGLVFGPVLGILTARHPLRRSNIVLGIVTAIGIAWSVVLLWPGTPPVAVIVGLLIVLGIGGPGSLIGFDFARTFNPQRSLGSANGVVNVGGFTASFTIMFLMGLVLDMLNNLRVAGGAASDLYSLDSFKLAFAVQYVIIGIGVVFLLRARSKTRSQLSRDEGIEVAPVWVALSRAWKRRNGRA, from the coding sequence GTGAACTCCCGTCGCTCGTGGTTAGTCTTCTACATCGGGTCGTTCGCGTACCTGTCTGCGGTATTGCAGCGCACATCACTGGGCATCGCCGGCGTCTCCGCCACGGAACGCTTCGGCGGCTCCGCCGCGGTGCTCTCGAGCTTGGCGGTGGTGCAGCTCATCGTCTATGCGGCCGCTCAGATTCCAGTCGGTGTCATGGTGGACCGCTTCGGTCCCCGCACCCTGATGTTGGGCGGAACTGCCCTCATGGTTGTAGGCCAGCTCACCCTCGCCTTTTCTCCGACCATCGCCGTCGCCATCGTCGGCCGTATCCTCGTCGGTGCCGGGGACGCCGCAATCTTCATCTCGATGATCAGGTTGATCAGTTCCTGGTTCTCCGGTCGCATCGTCCCTCTGCTCTCACAGTGGATGGGGAACATTGGCCAGCTGGGCCAGGTTCTGTCCGCCATTCCCCTCGCTTGGCTGCTGCACATCGGTGGATGGACGCAGGCGTTCGTCGCGGCCGCATCCGTCGCCGTCATCGCCCTGATCGTGTTGCTGATCTTCGTGCGCGATCGTCCCCCCGACGCCCATGAACTGCCACGATCGCAGAGTTGGGGGGACGCTCTCACGCAGCTGCGCATCAGCTTCAGACGGCCGGGCACCCAACTGGGCTTCTGGTCGCACTATGTGACGCAGTCCTCGGGGACCGTTTTCACTCTCCTCTGGGGATTCCCGTTCATGGTGTACGGACTCGGATACGAGCCCGCGCGAGCGGCGGGAATGCTGACGATTCTGGTCGGCGCCGGCCTGGTTTTCGGGCCGGTCCTGGGGATCCTCACGGCACGGCATCCCCTGCGTCGCAGCAACATCGTGCTCGGCATCGTGACGGCCATCGGCATCGCATGGTCGGTCGTGCTGCTCTGGCCCGGCACCCCGCCGGTCGCCGTGATCGTCGGGTTGCTGATCGTGCTGGGCATCGGTGGGCCCGGATCTCTCATCGGGTTCGACTTCGCGCGCACATTCAACCCGCAACGAAGCCTGGGATCGGCTAATGGAGTGGTAAACGTCGGTGGGTTCACCGCGAGCTTCACCATCATGTTCCTGATGGGTCTCGTCCTCGACATGCTGAACAATCTGCGAGTGGCCGGCGGCGCCGCGAGTGACCTGTACTCCCTAGACTCCTTCAAGCTCGCCTTCGCCGTGCAGTACGTCATCATCGGAATCGGTGTTGTCTTCCTCCTGCGCGCCCGCTCGAAAACACGCTCGCAGCTCTCCCGGGATGAAGGAATAGAAGTAGCACCCGTCTGGGTTGCACTCTCTAGAGCATGGAAAAGACGTAACGGGAGAGCGTAG